A genomic stretch from Lathyrus oleraceus cultivar Zhongwan6 chromosome 2, CAAS_Psat_ZW6_1.0, whole genome shotgun sequence includes:
- the LOC127121983 gene encoding auxin response factor 17 — translation MSQQQHHHRVDPKLWQICAGDSFTVPKLHSKIYYFPQGHLEHVCPITPITPTLHRCCRPLILCTVSAVDLLADPETHQVYAKLLLTPMIDGSVVPLEASNEEDGDQIVSYAKTLTNTDVKSGGKLYVPMACANSIFPALPPNQSPFQDLFLTDVCGVVWKFRHVHRRYPFQHLFSTGWSGFVGKKKLVGGDTVVFVKNSAGNISLGIRRKTKVVGAAKITKKEVNMAIKLAEKNAAFEVVYYPMVGGFDFVVGAKTVEDAMKVNWSRGMRVTHMVKKDDTPKGISIFHGTISGLSPPSTRPWRMLQVKWDDPQVPENLKQLSPWQVELIDSNTPIADIQFPPTKKLRCAQGSVLRNMSNPHTYGILNSIKTKNADIDNCNTKKISPASIMLFGQRIQPIESTLLKNTNQLIDDGINQFI, via the exons ATGTCTCAACAGCAACACCACCACCGCGTCGATCCAAAACTCTGGCAGATATGCGCCGGAGATTCCTTCACGGTTCCAAAACTCCATTCTAAAATATACTATTTTCCCCAAGGTCATTTAGAACATGTCTGCCCTATCACCCCTATCACTCCAACACTCCATCGTTGTTGCCGGCCGCTCATTCTTTGTACAGTCTCCGCCGTTGATCTCCTTGCAGATCCTGAAACTCATCAAGTTTATGCAAAATTACTCCTCACTCCCATGATTGACGGAAGTGTTGTTCCTCTCGAGGCTAGCAACGAAGAAGATGGTGATCAGATTGTTTCCTATGCTAAGACTCTAACCAATACTGATGTTAAAAGCGGAGGTAAACTCTACGTACCTATGGCCTGTGCCAACTCGATCTTCCCAGCGCTCCCGCCAAACCAATCTCCATTTCAAGATCTCTTCCTCACCGACGTTTGCGGTGTAGTCTGGAAATTTCGCCATGTCCACCGGAGATATCCCTTTCAACATCTGTTCTCCACTGGGTGGAGTGGATTTGTTGGCAAGAAGAAACTCGTCGGGGGTGACACCGTTGTTTTTGTTAAAAACTCTGCCGGAAATATCTCACTTGGAATTCGCAGGAAAACAAAAGTTGTTGGTGCAGCCAAAATAACTAAAAAGGAAGTTAATATGGCAATAAAATTGGCAGAGAAGAACGCAGCATTTGAGGTAGTGTACTATCCGATGGTTGGTGGTTTTGATTTTGTGGTGGGAGCTAAGACTGTGGAGGATGCAATGAAGGTTAATTGGAGTCGCGGGATGAGAGTTACACACATGGTAAAGAAAGACGATACTCCAAAGGGAATTTCCATTTTTCATGGGACAATATCTGGTCTCTCCCCTCCTTCTACTCGTCCATGGCGAATGCTTCAG GTGAAATGGGATGATCCTCAAGTCCCTGAGAATCTAAAGCAATTAAGTCCCTGGCAGGTTGAACTTATTGATTCTAACACACCTATAGCAGATATACAATTCCCTCCAACAAAAAAGTTGAGATGTGCTCAAGGTTCTGTCTTGCGAAACATGAGCAATCCTCACACCTATGGTATTTTGAACTCCATTAAAACAAAGAATGCTGATATCGACAATTGCAACACCAAGAAAATTAGTCCAGCTTCAATAATGTTATTTGGTCAGAGGATACAGCCTATTGAAA GTACACTGTTAAAAAATACAAATCAACTTATTGATGATGGCATAAATCAATTTATATAG
- the LOC127121984 gene encoding auxin response factor 17, with protein MSQQQHHHRVDPKIWQICAGDSFTVPKLHSKIYYFSQGHLEHVCPITPITPTLHRCCRPLILCTVSAVDLLADPETHQVYAKLLLTPVIDGSVVPLEASNEEDGDQIVSYAKTLTNTDVKSGGKLYVPMACANSIFPALPPNQSPFQDLFLTDVCGVVWKFRHVHRRYPFQHLFSTGWSGFVGKKKLVGGDTVVFVKNSAGNISLGIRRKTKVAGAAKITKKEVNMAIKLAEKNAAFEVVYYPMVGGFDFVVGAKTVEDAMKVNWSRGMRVTHMVKKDDTPKGISIFHGTISGLSPPSTRPWRMLQVKWDDPQVPENLKQLSPWQVELIDSNTPIADIQFPPTKKLRCAQGSVLQNMSNPHTYGILNSIKTKNADIDNCNTKKISPASIMLFGQRIQPIESELYTVKKYKSTY; from the exons ATGTCTCAACAGCAACACCACCACCGCGTCGATCCAAAAATCTGGCAGATATGCGCTGGAGATTCCTTCACGGTTCCAAAACTCCATTCTAAAATATACTATTTTTCCCAGGGTCATTTAGAACATGTCTGCCCTATCACCCCTATCACTCCAACACTCCATCGTTGTTGCCGGCCGCTCATTCTTTGTACAGTCTCCGCCGTTGATCTCCTTGCAGATCCTGAAACTCATCAAGTTTATGCAAAATTACTCCTCACTCCCGTAATTGACGGAAGTGTTGTTCCTCTCGAGGCTAGCAACGAAGAAGATGGTGATCAGATTGTTTCCTATGCTAAGACTCTAACCAATACTGATGTTAAAAGCGGAGGTAAACTCTACGTACCTATGGCCTGTGCCAACTCGATCTTCCCAGCGCTCCCGCCAAACCAATCTCCATTTCAAGATCTCTTCCTCACCGACGTTTGCGGTGTAGTCTGGAAATTTCGCCATGTCCACCGGAGATATCCCTTTCAACATCTGTTCTCCACTGGGTGGAGTGGATTTGTTGGCAAGAAGAAACTCGTCGGGGGTGACACCGTTGTTTTTGTTAAAAACTCGGCCGGAAATATCTCACTTGGAATTCGCAGGAAAACAAAAGTTGCTGGTGCAGCCAAAATAACTAAAAAGGAAGTTAATATGGCAATAAAATTGGCAGAGAAGAACGCAGCATTTGAGGTAGTGTACTATCCGATGGTTGGTGGTTTTGATTTTGTGGTGGGAGCTAAGACTGTGGAGGATGCAATGAAGGTTAATTGGAGTCGCGGGATGAGAGTTACACACATGGTAAAGAAAGACGATACTCCAAAGGGAATTTCCATTTTTCATGGGACAATATCTGGTCTCTCCCCTCCTTCTACTCGTCCATGGCGAATGCTTCAG GTTAAATGGGATGATCCTCAAGTCCCTGAGAATCTAAAGCAATTAAGTCCCTGGCAGGTTGAACTTATTGATTCTAACACACCTATAGCAGATATACAATTCCCTCCAACAAAAAAGTTGAGATGTGCTCAAGGTTCTGTCTTGCAGAACATGAGCAATCCTCACACCTATGGTATTTTGAACTCCATTAAAACAAAGAATGCTGATATCGACAATTGCAACACCAAGAAAATTAGTCCGGCTTCAATAATGTTATTTGGTCAGAGGATACAGCCTATTGAAAGTGAGTT GTACACTGTTAAAAAATACAAATCAACTTATTGA